From Streptomyces sp. NBC_01754, a single genomic window includes:
- a CDS encoding prephenate dehydrogenase: MGRLFTALLADAGRDVRVIDPEPLTAERTGIRRLEGDITAPGRALSAELAEADLVLLAVPESVALAAMPALADVLPSHTLLADTLSVKSRIAAAVADHAPGLQTVGLNPMFAPALGVADRPVAAVVLRGGPLVEELLGLVAASGGRIVRMDAERHDRLAAASQALTHATVLAFGQALSELDVEIEELAAVAPPPHATLLALLARITSGTPEVYWDVQFANPLAGSARDALARGVDRLRDLAREGDEEDFAHHLDAVSGVLGDRLPHYRDVCADLFTRMPGALPATPEETE; this comes from the coding sequence GTGGGACGGCTGTTCACCGCTCTGCTCGCCGACGCCGGCCGCGACGTCCGCGTGATCGACCCCGAGCCCCTCACCGCCGAGAGGACCGGCATCCGCCGCCTCGAGGGCGACATCACCGCTCCCGGCCGCGCCCTGAGCGCCGAACTGGCTGAGGCCGACCTGGTGTTGCTCGCGGTACCCGAGTCCGTGGCGCTCGCCGCGATGCCCGCACTCGCCGACGTCCTGCCCTCGCACACGCTGCTCGCGGACACGCTCTCGGTGAAGTCCCGGATCGCCGCCGCCGTCGCCGACCACGCGCCCGGCCTCCAGACGGTCGGGCTCAACCCGATGTTCGCTCCGGCGCTCGGTGTCGCGGACCGGCCCGTGGCCGCCGTCGTGCTGCGCGGCGGCCCCCTCGTCGAGGAACTCCTCGGCCTGGTCGCCGCGTCGGGCGGCCGGATCGTCCGGATGGACGCCGAGCGGCACGACCGGCTGGCCGCCGCCTCCCAGGCCCTCACCCACGCCACCGTGCTCGCCTTCGGCCAGGCCCTGTCCGAACTCGACGTGGAGATCGAGGAACTGGCCGCCGTCGCACCGCCGCCGCACGCGACCCTGCTCGCGCTGCTCGCCCGGATCACCTCCGGTACCCCCGAGGTGTACTGGGACGTCCAGTTCGCCAACCCGCTCGCCGGCAGCGCCCGCGACGCGCTCGCCCGGGGTGTCGACCGGCTGCGCGACCTCGCCCGGGAAGGCGACGAGGAGGACTTCGCCCACCACCTGGACGCCGTGTCGGGCGTCCTCGGCGACCGGCTCCCGCATTACCGGGATGTCTGTGCCGACCTGTTCACCCGCATGCCCGGCGCCCTGCCCGCCACTCCCGAGGAGACCGAATGA